CCGGTCCAAACAGACAAAATCTGCATCAGATTGCGTTGGAGTTGGATTGTGAAGTTGCAAGCCGAGTCCAATCGCCATGTGACCTCAACTAAGCGTGTCTCCAACGCTAACCCACATTTTTGCTCTCACATATGTCCGCGGACACTAATGCTGCTGGTTGTCATTCAACGCTGCCTGCATACATTTCATCACCTATTTGAACTAACCAGTCCGAATTCATGCGATCCGGAAGAAATTTATCAAAGTTTGGATAGAAAATAACAGAAATCGTCCATACATCGCATGCAAATAAGTCAAGTACAACAATGTCTCAAATTCGACCAGATTAACCGGATATCCAACAAGTTTTTCAACAACGAATCATGTTATCCCGCACATACTGCtccttcagcttcatccaacagtgTGCATACGTAAATGGTTGTCGCTGTGTCGTGTGGTACATCACGCAGCGCGTGCGGGCTACATAACGTGTAGACCAACATTGAGTGAATGTGATTTAAACAAGTTGAGCTAGAAGAAACAAAACTTGGTGACCAACCACGTGACAAAACTTGGTGATGCTCGTCTGGATAACGTACCAATGATATGATAATGACATCTCATTGCGTTCTTGAATAATGTGCATGTCGTAGTGCGCAAATGTGCTTTCGTGCGTGAAACAATTCACGCACTTGCTGCCAGAAGTCCCCCCTCGGATACGGTCAACCACACATCCCACAACATctcatcctccatggtcgagtaCCCCATCATCCTTCGTAACATGAAAGAACGACATGTCATCCAAAATTAAGCTAAATGTCATTTTGACCGAACACCTGACGGGCGTGGTGTCCACCATGGAGGTCATCGGCAGGGGACCGAGTGTATCTGGGTACAAACGGCTCCAGGTTGGACAACGATGTCGTAAAAGCGAGCGGGCACGTCGGTGCTGGTTGCGGACGTCTGGTGCATCAGAGAGGTGCAACGACGGCGGCAGAGGTGGAGGGTGCAGATGCAAAGCAAGAGGGAGAAGGGACAACGTGGAAGGAAATGAGACTGAGAGGAGAAGGGACAACGTGGAAGCAAACGTCCGGATAGCCGAGCAGACCAATACAGACCCGCATTGCATGACACAACATCTCCAGACCGCGCAATCCGAATGATTGTGCGcggtttgagggtcggcgttgaagatgccctaagggcACCAACCATAGGGCCAATCATCATAAATAATTGTTAACATCTCATTATTTTCCTATAAAGACTACTTAGTAGAATCACTATAAGAACCGCTATCGGCAAAAGGTAGGAGGGCGCTCTATTATTCACTCCCAAAGTTGCATATTTGAAGGTTGGGCGGTGCTGATATGGAGCTCACTCCAAACCCAATCCCCCACATAGGTGGGAGATTTCATTCGCTTTGTACTCTCTCTTCCATGCTCGGGCTGTGTTAGAGAAACGTACCCATTAATGTCTGGTCATCATGTGCCACCTACCCAGCTGAGAGAGAGAAAAATTATGAAAGGCACATTTTTTGTAACTTTGGTTTATGcacaatcttcacaacatccaaAAATATATACGGAGCATTACAAACGATTTTAAAGGCGGCGGGCATGTCGATCCTGCTAGAGTTGTTGTAAGGAGTAGTAGTTGATGAAAAAATTGATTGCTAGTCAGatacttcctctgtaaagaaatataagagcgtttaaataACTAAACTTTGACAAAAAAAGCGTACAACGGATTGTCAGGATGAACTTATAGAGAATTACCACTGTCTATAAGCTCTAAAGTGAATTTATCTGTTGTCAGGATTTGCTCACAGCTCAGCTCTCTCTATCTTACAAAATGGAGTCAACAAACTGAACGTCGCATCTGAATTTGCCTTCTCCTTCGAACGCTTTACCATTGAGCCCTGTATTGGGGTCACCATTCTCCACGTCTACATCGCAGAAATAAAAGAACGAACCAAATCACACACAAGCAAGTCGTTGTAGTATAGTGGTAAGTATTCCCGCCTGTCACGCGggtgacccgggttcgatccccggcaacggcgcattTTTTTTGGTCTCGTGGTCTGCTAGACTGCTACTCTGCTATCGAGAGCTCTCTGTCCCGCGTTCTTCGAAGAAGAGAGCAAAAACCACCGTGGTCAACTCCTCGAATGCCCCAACCATCCCCGTACGTTGTGTTTTTTTGGAACACCGCGATCCCGTACGCACTGTCCCCATCGCCGTACCCGGCTCGTAGGCCTGCACACCAGCAGCTACTGTGCCGTCAGTCAACAAGAACAGGGATCGTCTAGCCCACCAGCCAGCCGGACGGCCTGCGCCTCCTCCCGTTTCACACCGCCGGGCCGACGGCCCACCATGGCCCGCTGCTCCCCCGGGACCTCACGCACGCGTTCCTCCCCGCCCTCCCCCCCAATTTCACACCGGCTGGGCAGCGACGGCAGAGCAGAGATGGGGAGGGGAGCACGGCACGGCAGGGCAAGCGCGTCCGTCCGTGCGTCCCGCGCCATAACTCCGCTCCCCTCCTCCCTCATCCCCGGCAATTAATGCCGCCAACCACCTCGACATCCACCCCGCAAAACCTAGGCAGCGCACAAATACCCCCACCCCGCCccgccccaccccctccccccgcccGTCCCCACCGCGCCATGCCATTCCGCCCCACCGCCTCGCCCCCGCCGACGACCACGCCCACCGCCACCGCCGTCTCGCCGCCATGTCCCTCGCCGACGCGCTCGCCTCCATCGGCCTCGGCTACGCCATCGCCATCGCGCTCGGCTTCCTCGTGCTCCTCGCCGCGATCCTCCTCGCCTACCActtctgctgccgccgccgcgccgcggcccaccaccaccaccaccaccagggcgcgcagcagcagcagcagcagcaccactCCGGCCGCCACGGGGCCGCGTCCTCCTCCGCGTCCAGCTCGGGCCACATCTCCATCACCGTGCCGCGCTTCGTGTTCGTCGCCGAGGACGACTCCCCGGGCTCCTCCTCGCGGGGCGCCACCGGGTCCACCCCCGTCGGCCTCGACGCCGCCGTGATCGCCTCCTACCCCAAGGCGCCCTTcgcccgggccgccgccgccggcgagctcgcctgCTCGATCTGCCTCTGCGAGTACCGCGACGGGGAGATGCAGCGCATCATGCCCGAGTGCCGCCACCGCTTCCACCTCATGTGCCTCGACGCCTGGCTGCGCCGCAGCGCCTCCTGCCCCGTCTGCCGCAACTCGCCCATCCCCACCCCCGTCACCACCCCGCTCAACACCCCGCTCTCCGAGATCGTCCCGCtctcccagtacgccgccgaccgccgccgccacaggtgacctgacctgacagatttaCTCCATTTCTTAGCACCatctgctgctgctggtgctgcttgTCAGGAATGGGATCCGACTTAGATTATTTAGATCGTCAGGAGAGGTTTCGCTAATCTGCGGGGTTACTTAGGAGTATCTTCAAATTGTTCAGCTAGAACAGCGAAAGTTTTGCAGTAGATCGATGGACCGAGGCTGGTAGACAAGCTGTGTAAATACATTGTTCCTCCGTTCTAATATAGCTTATATCGACTGATGTTACCTGTTGTCATACAGTACTTGTATGGATGGTTAGTTACCAAACCGCTATTCCGGTTATATGATTGGTCAATTTCGTGGTACATTACTTCTGTGTTGGTTATCTTAAATATAGCTCCTGTTGTCGTTATTCGAGGTATGATTGTGCCTAAGCGACAGGCTGATTCCGGGATGATTGATATAGGTCAGAGCATTGATTTCTTCAGTCTCATGAATCAATGTAACGGCCGACATCCTAGATCAAATTGATAGCAATTATTCTCTGAATATGCGTAGTTTGCTTTAAGCCACTGTGTTTTTGTTatatgattggttaattttatcgTACGTTACTTCTATGTATGTTGGTTACCTTAAATAGAGCTCTTCTTGTCGTTATTCGAGGTATTATTGTGTCTAAGTGTGCTTATTCATGGATGATTGATATAATTTAGATCATTGATTTCTTCACTCTCATGAATCAATGTTACTGCCGACATCCTAGATCAAGTGGATAACAATTCTTCTCTGAATATATGTCGTCTACTTTGAGCCACTGTATTCCAGTAATATGATTGATTAATTTCATCGTACGTTGCTTCTATGTTGGTTACCTTAAATAGAGTTCTTGTTGTCGTTATTCGAGGTATTACTTGTGACCCAATTGACGTGTCCCACGTCAGCTTGCATCATCACATGGAGGCACGTGAGCGCGGCCGTGTCACCGATTGTTGGTGCGAAGCCCTGTCGTGATGTAAGCCATATACACGTGCGTTTGTCCGTTATTATTCGGGTTGATATATAATCAAAGCATCCATTTCTCCAGTCTTTGATCAATTAATGTTAGTACTGACATCCTAAATCAAATGGATACCAATTATTAGCTGAATATGCATAGTTTACTTGTGTGGCACTGTATTCTGTTTATACTTTTGATTGATTTCGTTGCACATTACGTCTAGTTGATTGCCATAAATAGAGCTCTTGTTGTCATCATTCGAGGTATTATTGGGTCTAAGAAATAGCTGATTCCTGGATGATTGATATAATTCAGGGCATCATTTTCTTTAGCCTCAATGAATTAATGTTAGTGCTGACATCCTAAATCATATGGATACCAGTTACTTGCTTAATATGCATTGTCTACTTAGATCTTTAAAGGTAGAACTCTTGCCCTGTTTTTTAATCTTAGCTCTTTAAACTGTGATCTTCTCAACATGATGTGTTACTTAACTTTCTGAAGGGATGTAACTTGAGATAATTTTGACTTACAGCTGAATTGGTTACTGCTTAAGTTTTCCATCCAGTGTATATCCCTTTGATTCTGAGCAACTTTGTAATTTTTTTATTTCCAATTTTGTAATATAAATTCATGATGCTGTCATTAGCTTGAATTCTGAAATGTTGCCCTGATTGGTTCAATGGTCTTAattttctctgttttttttctgGACTAGCTGTGCTCATGTTTTGTGTTAGTGAACTTGCCTTCTCTGGTGACTAAAATATTGCTCTGCGCCGGTGTTATCCTACAACTAAACTGGGTTCCAACTGTTAATAACTGATATCATCAGCTGAAAGAATCTGTACTGTACCTGTCTTTCAGTATCCCACGGGAGAAGTTAAATATAGAAGGCAAGTCGTTTTCTTGTTATTCAGATAGATGGTCGTGATCTACCACAGTTTGGTTGCTAGTTGCAGATTTGAACAAATACCTGACAAACATTGAAACAAAATGTTGTAGTTCTAGTACACAGAACAGCTGATGTCAGAGTCATTTGTTTCCCTGCATTTCTTGGCCACCACTATGCACCTCTCGTAGTGGCACTCTGAATTGCTTCTTCCTTCTTTTGATTCCTCCCCACTTGTTATTTTATTTGTGTTTGGGGTTAGACAACTAGTAGATTTTGATATAATTTCTAGCTCATTCTGTGCCCACGTGTGTTTGAACGCCAACAGCACATTCAGAATATGTTATGAACTGTGTTGTGTTTCTTTGAATATTAGTGTTATGGCCGACATCCTAGATCAGATGGATAATAATTATTCTCTGAATATGCTTAGTTTGCTTTGAGCCACTGTATTCTGGTTATATGATTTGTTAATTTCATTGTACATTACTTCTATGTTGGTTACCTTAAATATTGGTCTTGTTGTCGTCATTCGAGGTATTATTGTGTCTAAGCGATGGCTTATTCCTGGATGATTGATATAATTTAGAGCATCGATTTCTTCACTCTCATGAATCAATGTTACAGCCGACATCCTAGATCAAATGGATAGCAATTACTCTCTGATTATGTGTAGTTTTACTTTGAGCCATTGTATTCTGGTTATATGATTGGTTAATCTCATCGTACGTTACCTTTAAGTTGGTTACCTTAAATAGAGCTCTTGTTGTCGTTATTTGAGGTATTGTGACCAATTGATGCGTTCCACACTCCCACGCCGGCTTGCGTCATCGCGTCGCAGGCACGTGTGCTTGGCCATGGCACCCATTCTTGGCTCGGAGCGCTGTCGCGATATAAGCCATATACGCGTGTGTTTGGCCGTTATTATTTGGGTTGATACAATCAAAGCATTGATTTCTTCAGTCTTGATGAATTAATGTTAGTGCTGACATCCTAAATCAAATGGATACCAATTATTAGCTGAATATGCATAGTTCTTTTTACTGAATATTCATAGTTTACTTGTGAGGCACTGTATTCTGGGTATATGGTTGATTAATTTCATTGAACACTACATTTAGTTGATTACCTTAAATAGAACTATTGTTGTTATTATTCGAGGTATTACTTGGTCTAAAGACAGCTGATTCCTTGATGATTGATATAACCCAGAGCATTGATTTCTTCAGTCTTGATGAATTAGTGTTAGTGCTGACATTCTAAAACAAATGGgtaacaattattctttgaataTGCATAGTTATTTTGTGTGTGATTCATATGCATAGTTTACTTGTGAGGCACTGTATTCTGGTTATATGGTTGATTAATTTCATTGAACATTATATCTACTAGTTGATTACCTTAAATAGAACTCTAGTTGTACCTTAAATAGAACTTTAGTTGTCATTATTCGAGGTATTACTTGGTCTGAGAGACAGCTGATTCCTTGATGATTGATATAACTCAGAGCAATGATTTCTTCATTCTCAATGAATCAGTGTTAGCGCTGACATCCTAAATCAAATGTGTACTGATTATCGGTTAATATGCATTGTTTACTTAGATCTGTGAAGGGAGAAGTACAGCCCTGTTTTTTTAAGCTTACCTCTTTAAACTGTGATTTTTTCAACATGATGTGTTACTGCAACTTTTTAATGGGATGTATCTAGTCACCACATTTGTGATAATTTTGAAGTACAGCTGTCTAGATTACTACTTCAGTTTTCCATCCATGGCATATCCCTTTGACTTTGAGCAACTTTGTGCTTTTTTAATTTCTTAATATAACTTCATGATGTTATTAAATAGCTCGAATTCTGAAATGTTACCCTGATTGGTCCAATTGGTCTTAGTTTTCTCTGTTTTTTAGTTTTATGGACCAGCTGTGCTCATGTTTTGGGTTAGTGAACTCGCCTTTTCTGGTTACTAAAATATTGCTTTGCGCCGCTGTTTCCCTTGAACTAAACCTAGTTCCACCTGTGAATAACTGATATCATGACCTGAAAGAACCCATGCTGTATCTGTCTTCCGTATGCCATGGGAAGTAAAATATACTAGAAGGTAAGGCATTTTCATGTGTTATTTAGGCAGAAGTTTGTGAGATCTGCCACAGTTTGGTTGCTTGTTGCAGATTTGAACAAATACCTGATGAACATTGAACCAAAATATTGCAGTTCTCGTACATGGAACAGCTGTTGTCAGAGTCATTTGTTTCCCTGTATTTCTTGACCACCACCACGTACCTCTCCTAGTGATGCTCCACTGTTTCTTAATTTTTCCCCTTACTTTCGGACATGGATATTGTAAGATCTTTTGATTCTTCCCCACTTGTAATTTTATTTGTGTTTGGGGTtagacaactactccctccgttcctaaatataagtccttttaaagatttcactatggactacatacggatgtatatagacatattttagagtgtagattcactcattttgctccgtatgtagtccagtATTGCaatttctaaaaagacttatatttaggaatagagggagtagttgATTTTGATATCATTTCTAGATGATTCTGTACTCCCGTGTGTTTGAATGCCAATAGCACGTTCAGAATATGTTATGAACTGTGACGTGTTTCTTTCGATATTAGTAGTTAGTTGGTCAATGTTTGAAGTTTGACCCAATAAAATTTCGGTGCAGGAAATGATCTTTCTTTTACTTAATACTCACTGATTGCTTTGTGTGCTTCTTAGCATTACTGTACTTGTATTTGTACCAGTCAAGCTACATCTGGCTGTGATAGCTTTGTTTGACAGTAGACGGAATTGACCTATGGTTTATGTGTCGATTTTTCTTCAAAATATGGTACCAAAGTAGTGCCGTCGTTGGGCGAGAAATCAGAACGAAGCAAATTGATAGCCCGACTCCTGTTTTTTGCTGGTACTTTTGTTGCTTCAAGCTTTGTATTCTGTTTTCCCATAGGATGTTCATAtcaacattatatttatgaaccgtCTGCGGAGATTTTGTAGTACTACCTCCATCTGGAAATAAGTGACGCTGTTTTGCTTCATGTGATCCGTTCAACCTTCCCTCATGCCCATTATTATCATCCGGATGCTTCTGATGTGTCGTTGGCCCACTGACATGTGGACCTGGGCCCATGGCAGGGCACCGTACGCCAGAGGATTCCTTGGCTTATCATCATTGTGATGATCATTTCGGCCAGggatatttctgttctgtttttcatttttgtttttcacCTTTCTGCTAGTGGTCGACGCATTCTTGGCCTAGTTGCTGTGATCATTAGGAAACCTGAGGGAGGTGAGGGAGATGCCGTTCATGGTGACTTGGTCCTTGACCTTGAACACGGTGAGTGCGAGCACGAGGATGAGGAGGCCGGCGACGACTGCACGGAGCGCCACCCGTCGCCGTCTGCGCCGCCTTGTCGGCGTTGCTGGCGACTGGGTGAGGGATGGCCAGGGGCCTCGCTGGCTCGTTCTTGTCCACCGGGTCCGCCGCCGCGGCTACTCTGCTAGACGGAGCGGTGGTCGCCATCGAGGGAGGGTCAGCTCCACGGGGCGCTAACCGTGTCTGCGTGCTTCATACTACCCGTACTTTGTTCGGTAGAGATCGATACTATGAAAACAACATGAATTTTTTTCCCGAAAGTTAGCAGGAGAACTGCTAAGATTCCATTTCAAAAGGGTTGCCGAATGGCAAAGTACAAAAAGTCGGCCGCAAGGACCGTAAAGAAAAACAACAACAAACGAATGAGGGAAGAAAACTACAAGAACCAACACAGAAACACCCGGGGCTCTGCTTTGCAAGGAGACCCCAAAGAGGGTTGTCAAAGAAAAAGTAGATCCCAAAGAGCAATCCTAGCTGACTCAGCCTGGGTCGAATTGGATTGGACAACCAGCCAGCTTCCAAACGAGGCCTCGTCCCTGATCAAGACCAGAACATTACTGACCGATGGCTGCTCCTTATAAAAAGATCCGGCGATTGCGTTCGCGCCAAATCTGCCGACAGACAAGCATGGCCAAGGCCTTTGCTGCAGCCATTTCTTTCTTTGAGAGGTCATCCGAGAGGCCAGCCAACCAAACTGCGGTGGTAATACCAGCACGCCAAGTCGCCGGTTGCAAGGTCTGGAGTCGAGCAAGAGAAGCCACAGACGCCCAAAGACGGAGCGACCAGGGGCATTCCCGAACCAGGTGGCCCAGCGTCTCCAGATTCCGCAAGCATATATAGAAGGCAAAAATAGTTGTTTTCCCGTCGCTCTTGGTGAGTTGGTCCTACGGTGTTGGTCTTGTATGTGGAAGTAGGGCTATCGGGTCAAGCTCTTCGACCCACTCCTCCTAGCGGAGTTTCGCTTAGTTTGATTTCTGACAGGTTTGACACGTTTGACTTCGATTGCAACTCACACGAGGAAAAAACATCTCTTCATGATGGTAATATGATTGTCTTTGGTCCGAGAAAGAATAACCGGCTCCTGTTTTCAAACTCTGAATCCGGGCAAAGGTTTCTAGATGCTCTTTTTTTTTCTCATGCatcacccagatgcagaggccggaggtcttcctccttttcaaaaagaaaagaaaagatgcTCATTTTTCTTTCGTTCaagagatgtactccctccgtgccAAAATGTAAGATTATTTTTGACACTATAACTAATGTGAAAAATGATCTTACATTTTTAAACGAAAGGAGTAGTATATATCAATAATGACGACGGACAATTGTATTCTCGAAGGAAAAGAGAGACAGTGACCCTTGCCAAACCTTCAAGCATAGAACACGTTCCTAGTTCATCGTGCTCATAAATTAATTATCTCCATTTATTAAATTTGAACATATAAATATTGTCTTAAAAAAACTCTGATATTTTAAATTTTATTATGGATGTTTGTATTTCATGCGCAAGGCATTTCAACTGATCTAACTTATGAAAGCCCAATGAATATTGAGATCATTAGCAGAAAGAAACTTGTGATCATGTTATATTTATCGAAGTCATGGAAGCTACATGCACGTAATACAATTTTATACAACACATATTTATGAACCATATTTTCCTCATTGACTACGCAGAGTCTATTAAAGATGTTAAGACATTCTTACAAAGTGGCATTTAGAATAAGTCTACTCTTATGTTTTATTGGCCATAGTTCTACTTGGTACAAGGATTGAAGGGTTGGAGACTTGGAGTGTCCGCACTCGTGCGCATGCATCAGCATGGTACCCCCCTGGTACAGCCGTCACTGTCCAACGAGAGCGAGTGGGGTCTGAGGTAAGAACACTAGGGTGATGCCCAATTCCAACCTTAGCATTACTGTAATGACTAAGAAGCAAATCTATGGGGGGATGCTCCAGTGGTGGACAAGGAAGTGGTTGATTTAGTTGTGGACAATGAACTACATGAAGCTGAAGAGAATGCATAACAGAAGGCACAACATGTTCGATGTGCGTTATGCATAGTATGGATCCGCTTCCTCGTCCAAGAAACTTCACTCAGCCTATGTCATCTAAGGTGTCCACTTTAAAAGGTGACACATGTGGCCAACATTTTACCGACACCTCCAATGCCCATGTCTATACTTTGCTCGACTCTATCCCTCAGTTGCTCAACTCACCTTTGTTGCATTAATCTTCTTATCTTCCCCTTCAAGATCTTGCGCCGACTAGGAGCATTATATATAGTCACCAACATTGCAGCCATTAATGCAATTCAATATAAGATGAGGAGGTTGTTGCACCGGCCGAGCTGAATGTGATCAAATGAGTTGGTGAATCACATCAACATGTGCATTCAACCACTTAAGTAAAGTGTAGGGCAACTATGTCACCATCTCTTTCTCCTCTTTGGCAGGAGTAATGCTACATCTACGGGCATTTCAGTTACGAAGAAGATTTACGAGCTAATGTGAGTCATTTGGTTGAGTTAGTGGGGGACCCACATCAAAATGCAGGAGAAGGTTAGTTGGATCAGTGAGGGAATTAGTTTGTAAGCTCAATCTGTAACCAAGCCATGCATCGACAAGTTTAGGATTTTTGTCTTTGGCAATGATAACTATACAAATCAATACATAGCAACTAATAATTAGAAATATGGTGtatatgttgggaatcgtagcataatttaaaattttcctacgctcaccaagatgcatctatggagtctactagcaacgaggggaaaggagtgcatctacatacccttgtagatcgcgagcggaagcgttccaatgaacatggatgacggagtcgtactcgccgtgatccaaatcaccgatgaccgagtgccgaacggacggcacctctgcgttcaacacacgtacggtgcagcgacgtctcc
This DNA window, taken from Triticum aestivum cultivar Chinese Spring chromosome 1D, IWGSC CS RefSeq v2.1, whole genome shotgun sequence, encodes the following:
- the LOC123182705 gene encoding RING-H2 finger protein ATL67-like, whose product is MSLADALASIGLGYAIAIALGFLVLLAAILLAYHFCCRRRAAAHHHHHHQGAQQQQQQHHSGRHGAASSSASSSGHISITVPRFVFVAEDDSPGSSSRGATGSTPVGLDAAVIASYPKAPFARAAAAGELACSICLCEYRDGEMQRIMPECRHRFHLMCLDAWLRRSASCPVCRNSPIPTPVTTPLNTPLSEIVPLSQYAADRRRHR